One part of the Thermodesulfobacteriota bacterium genome encodes these proteins:
- a CDS encoding glycosyltransferase — protein sequence MNDPHSPEISVVIVTPDHYNTIRKTIRHLRTQTVRDKLEVVIVAPSADRLGLDLSEMKDFLRFLVVEVGEIKLVAKAKAIAVRQAIAPIVAFAEDHCYPDPDWAEALIAAHQQGFAAVGPAMGNANPNTMVSWAGMFMGFGPYFEPARARETLGLPWHNISYKRQVLMDYGDKLDSMIVVEGMLLDELRVKGYGIYLEAAAKTYHVNISLLSSWVRQAFWGGWLFAAVRARQKRWPLWRRLLYIGGAPLIPLVRLRRTIREIKRSGREQKLIPKIFPALISGLVSHATGELAGYAFGLGKADEHYSYYEMARIRHVVPEDRDLLTL from the coding sequence ATGAATGATCCTCATTCCCCAGAAATTTCAGTTGTTATAGTCACCCCGGATCACTATAATACGATTCGGAAGACGATAAGACACCTGCGGACACAGACGGTCAGGGACAAGTTGGAGGTCGTAATCGTCGCCCCTTCAGCAGACCGGCTTGGCCTAGACCTATCGGAGATGAAGGATTTTCTTCGTTTTCTAGTGGTCGAGGTCGGGGAAATAAAGCTCGTGGCCAAAGCCAAGGCCATTGCGGTCAGGCAAGCTATTGCACCCATAGTAGCCTTTGCCGAGGATCACTGTTATCCGGACCCGGATTGGGCTGAGGCATTGATAGCCGCGCATCAGCAGGGTTTCGCCGCTGTCGGGCCGGCGATGGGAAATGCCAATCCGAACACCATGGTTAGCTGGGCCGGGATGTTTATGGGGTTTGGCCCCTATTTCGAGCCGGCCAGAGCAAGAGAAACCCTCGGACTTCCCTGGCACAACATCTCCTATAAGCGTCAGGTCTTGATGGATTACGGCGATAAGCTCGATTCCATGATAGTGGTGGAGGGCATGCTACTCGACGAATTGCGGGTGAAAGGATATGGGATATACCTCGAGGCGGCGGCTAAGACCTATCATGTGAACATATCTTTACTCTCCTCATGGGTAAGGCAGGCCTTTTGGGGTGGGTGGTTGTTTGCCGCAGTTCGTGCCCGCCAAAAGAGATGGCCACTGTGGCGTCGGTTGCTCTATATAGGGGGCGCACCGCTGATCCCCCTGGTGCGGCTCCGGCGCACGATAAGGGAAATTAAACGCTCCGGCAGAGAACAGAAACTTATCCCCAAAATTTTTCCGGCGCTCATCTCCGGGTTAGTCTCACATGCAACGGGCGAGCTGGCCGGCTACGCCTTCGGCCTGGGTAAAGCAGATGAGCATTATTCCTATTACGAAATGGCCCGTATACGCCATGTCGTCCCCGAAGACCGTGACTTATTAACCTTATAA
- a CDS encoding glycosyltransferase, whose translation MGYLPSPEISVVIVTPDSFTTIRNTIACLSKQTAKDQMEVVIVSPSAECINTNSPELSAFRWVKIVELRNIESIAQGNAAGIRRATAPVVVLAEDHSFPTPDWAQALIEAHQQPWAAVGPVVYNANPGSAISWADFLIGYGHWIDPGRKGTVDHLPGHNSSYKSKVLLEYGSKLEGMLEAESVLHWDLRKKGYQLYLDPAAKIYHVNFGLMSSWIPVQFHGGRMFAATRAQYWSIPRRLLYAACSPLIPAVRFSRIVRKLKGSESPHNIPRGTFPALAIGLLVSALGEMLGYALGAGEAKQKLADLEFHRIRHISERDRLFIEDNEALKGL comes from the coding sequence ATGGGCTATCTTCCTTCTCCCGAAATTTCGGTAGTGATTGTCACCCCGGATAGCTTCACCACAATCCGTAACACGATAGCATGTCTAAGTAAACAGACCGCCAAGGACCAAATGGAAGTCGTTATCGTATCACCATCGGCTGAGTGCATAAATACTAACAGTCCCGAGCTGAGTGCTTTCCGGTGGGTAAAAATAGTGGAGTTAAGAAATATAGAGTCCATAGCCCAGGGAAACGCAGCGGGGATTCGTAGGGCAACCGCACCGGTCGTTGTCCTAGCCGAAGACCATTCATTCCCCACACCGGACTGGGCTCAAGCTCTCATTGAGGCACATCAGCAACCCTGGGCCGCGGTAGGGCCGGTAGTGTATAACGCCAACCCAGGCAGCGCAATTAGCTGGGCAGATTTTCTGATCGGCTATGGGCATTGGATTGACCCAGGCCGAAAAGGAACCGTAGATCACCTACCCGGCCACAATAGCAGTTACAAAAGTAAGGTCCTGCTTGAATATGGCTCCAAGCTCGAAGGGATGCTTGAGGCCGAGTCTGTGCTTCATTGGGATTTAAGGAAAAAGGGATATCAGCTTTACCTCGATCCGGCGGCAAAGATATATCACGTCAATTTCGGATTAATGTCCTCATGGATACCAGTCCAGTTTCATGGTGGGCGAATGTTTGCGGCAACCCGCGCACAATACTGGTCAATACCGAGACGATTGCTCTATGCCGCCTGCTCCCCGCTCATTCCGGCCGTGCGCTTTAGCCGTATTGTTAGAAAGTTGAAAGGCTCTGAAAGCCCTCACAACATTCCCCGGGGCACATTTCCGGCACTGGCTATAGGCTTGCTGGTGAGTGCATTGGGTGAAATGCTCGGTTACGCTCTTGGTGCGGGAGAGGCAAAGCAAAAGCTGGCTGATTTGGAATTCCATCGAATACGGCACATCTCTGAGCGGGACCGGCTGTTCATAGAAGATAATGAAGCTCTCAAAGGTCTGTAG
- a CDS encoding lysophospholipid acyltransferase family protein has protein sequence MVLIQVLSWFSSPGIKQFFKKGITSMAYQFSRRKRRISEKNISTVFGQDLSEVRKKEIVKGNFYEFWNEVFSLFVSSAEKQSLKGAEIRGLDHLHTALKKGNGVILWESNSFGGRSLAKRILHENGFSLYQVHARSHIGGFANVMAPETWVRHHIIRPFFEKLEKEFIEEIIYLPNSSSLAFTRQLWGMLAQNKIICITGDGRLGQKLIPLQFLGHTQLFSTGMVSLARLSGAPILPIFCIQNRSGNTCLVIEPPINIEGNEDRDQGLKNSVAEYAGLLESYIRKYPEKYRSWHHLESGGKN, from the coding sequence ATGGTATTAATTCAAGTATTAAGTTGGTTCTCCTCGCCTGGAATAAAACAGTTCTTCAAAAAGGGCATCACATCCATGGCCTATCAATTTTCCAGGAGAAAAAGACGTATTAGCGAAAAAAATATTTCAACGGTTTTTGGCCAAGACCTCAGCGAAGTCCGGAAAAAGGAGATTGTCAAAGGGAACTTCTACGAATTCTGGAACGAGGTTTTTTCCTTGTTCGTTTCCAGTGCAGAAAAACAATCCCTGAAAGGAGCCGAGATCCGTGGACTAGACCATCTGCACACCGCACTCAAAAAAGGGAATGGAGTAATTCTATGGGAGAGTAACAGTTTTGGGGGAAGGAGCTTGGCAAAACGAATCCTTCATGAAAATGGATTTTCCCTATACCAGGTGCACGCTAGGTCCCACATTGGAGGGTTTGCCAATGTTATGGCCCCAGAAACATGGGTGCGCCATCATATCATTAGGCCATTTTTTGAAAAACTTGAAAAAGAATTTATCGAAGAGATCATATACCTGCCTAATTCGTCCTCCCTTGCTTTTACCAGACAGCTCTGGGGCATGTTGGCGCAAAACAAGATCATATGTATCACCGGCGACGGCAGATTAGGGCAAAAACTGATACCTCTCCAATTTCTTGGTCACACTCAGTTATTCTCTACCGGAATGGTTAGCCTGGCCAGGTTATCCGGGGCCCCGATTCTACCGATATTTTGTATTCAAAATAGGAGCGGAAATACGTGCCTGGTCATCGAGCCGCCTATAAATATAGAGGGAAACGAGGACAGAGACCAAGGGTTGAAAAATAGCGTCGCAGAATACGCCGGCTTATTGGAATCGTACATCAGAAAATATCCAGAGAAGTACCGTAGCTGGCACCATCTCGAATCGGGCGGCAAAAACTAA
- the murF gene encoding UDP-N-acetylmuramoyl-tripeptide--D-alanyl-D-alanine ligase — protein sequence MRSPWKDIPVLLRTPIGRSELIHGIWHRSWPILSRLAALYRGTVVRNTGVVAVVGSFGKSTTARAIAAALGVHTHPRFQFNAFSSVARAVLRIRPYDRHAVIEVGINGPGQMEVYARLVKPDITVVTSIGSEHNRSLGTLEATRTEKSKMVRALKPAGIAVLNGDDPNVLWMKSETVAKVITFGIDSTNDIWASDISLDWPNGTRFKLHTLEETRDLRIRLIGRHMVHPILASVAVSLARGFTLDQVIPALEALAPTPGRMQTVPLPNGAFILRDDYKSHLETIETGLDILSEIPARRRIVVLGDIEEPPGEKYPLYQLIGERIAKVASRAIFVGGHSCRKYATGAKHGGMPRESISYVGENTFKAIELLRQEIGPGDVVLIKGRGTQRFDRVALSLMGKKVRCRINYCNVKRRCEHCPMLERGWNSATLGLEQPKS from the coding sequence ATGCGTAGTCCGTGGAAAGATATACCGGTACTCCTAAGAACCCCGATTGGACGCTCGGAGCTCATTCATGGCATTTGGCATCGATCCTGGCCTATTCTTTCACGACTGGCTGCTCTATACCGAGGTACGGTCGTTCGAAATACCGGCGTTGTGGCTGTAGTAGGTTCATTCGGAAAGTCAACCACAGCCCGGGCGATAGCGGCTGCTCTAGGTGTGCATACTCACCCGCGTTTTCAATTCAATGCATTCAGCTCCGTGGCTCGCGCGGTTCTTCGCATCCGGCCTTATGATCGCCACGCCGTGATTGAGGTAGGAATTAATGGCCCCGGTCAGATGGAGGTCTACGCACGCCTGGTTAAACCGGACATCACAGTGGTTACATCTATTGGAAGCGAGCACAACCGTTCACTGGGAACCCTCGAAGCTACGCGAACGGAAAAATCGAAGATGGTAAGAGCACTCAAGCCAGCAGGCATAGCAGTACTGAACGGCGATGACCCCAACGTTCTCTGGATGAAGAGTGAAACCGTGGCAAAGGTTATAACCTTTGGTATCGATAGCACAAACGATATATGGGCGAGTGACATATCCCTCGATTGGCCTAACGGAACGCGGTTCAAACTGCATACACTAGAAGAGACACGCGACTTACGAATCAGGCTTATCGGCAGGCATATGGTACACCCAATTCTGGCTTCGGTGGCGGTTTCCCTTGCCCGAGGATTTACCCTTGATCAAGTAATTCCAGCGCTGGAAGCTCTAGCTCCGACGCCCGGTCGAATGCAGACCGTCCCGCTTCCAAACGGAGCGTTTATTCTACGTGATGACTACAAGTCCCACCTGGAAACTATTGAAACCGGGCTCGACATTTTATCAGAAATACCGGCACGGCGACGAATAGTAGTGCTTGGAGATATCGAGGAACCACCCGGAGAGAAGTATCCGCTATATCAACTGATTGGAGAACGCATCGCCAAAGTTGCTTCCCGAGCTATCTTCGTCGGCGGTCATAGTTGCAGAAAGTACGCTACCGGCGCAAAGCACGGCGGGATGCCTCGAGAAAGCATCAGTTATGTCGGAGAAAACACGTTTAAAGCTATAGAGTTGCTCCGCCAGGAGATCGGGCCCGGAGACGTCGTGCTAATCAAGGGACGCGGTACCCAGCGTTTCGACCGGGTAGCCCTTTCGCTTATGGGTAAAAAGGTACGCTGCCGTATTAACTATTGTAACGTGAAGAGGCGTTGCGAACACTGCCCCATGCTGGAGCGAGGATGGAATAGCGCTACGCTAGGTCTGGAGCAGCCGAAGAGCTAA
- a CDS encoding GNAT family N-acetyltransferase translates to MRAITVLREEGIKSFWFKSLGEMGYRRYLLLERLLDDPIPHTEPRVPITIDLLKKTEAEEYSMFRAGVQQSEIIARIDSGHRCFVARHRGKIISVTWATANMTVRSYYLNREIRLGQDEVYTYASFTEPDFRGLSVSPALKAEMIRYFRSAGYRRMICWVLPENSSSLKALHKAGFHTLGMMGYVRVGPWRKDFYRVINP, encoded by the coding sequence GTGCGGGCCATTACAGTACTTCGAGAAGAAGGTATTAAAAGCTTCTGGTTCAAGTCGCTGGGAGAAATGGGCTATCGCCGGTATCTTCTGCTAGAGCGGTTGCTTGACGACCCTATACCGCATACAGAGCCCCGAGTGCCCATAACAATAGACCTGCTTAAAAAGACCGAGGCCGAGGAATACTCCATGTTTAGAGCAGGAGTCCAGCAGTCTGAAATCATAGCCCGGATTGACTCCGGCCATCGGTGTTTTGTGGCTCGGCATCGAGGGAAGATAATTTCCGTCACCTGGGCGACTGCAAATATGACCGTTCGTAGCTACTATCTCAATCGGGAAATTCGTTTAGGACAGGACGAGGTTTACACCTATGCTTCGTTCACCGAGCCAGACTTTCGAGGCCTATCCGTCTCGCCGGCCTTGAAGGCGGAGATGATCCGGTACTTCCGCTCGGCCGGCTACCGAAGAATGATCTGCTGGGTTCTGCCAGAAAACAGCTCTAGCTTAAAAGCGCTTCACAAAGCTGGTTTTCATACCCTGGGAATGATGGGCTACGTCCGGGTCGGACCGTGGCGAAAGGACTTTTACAGGGTTATCAATCCATGA
- a CDS encoding GNAT family N-acetyltransferase encodes MRNITSLNRAGGDSIKLHSLKRAVKILKDDGIKSLSLKLLDETRIYRRVLLLERPLDQITPNIKPRIPVKIDLLKETEIDEYLALYTGPNPSPAPGRFSSGHLCFVARYDGQIISASWAATDKAWSHYLSREILLKQDEVYIFDSFTKPDFRGLSISPLVRAEMIRYFRSAGYRRMIIAVIPENRPNIRAVQKVGFSPFGIMGYIKLGPWRWDFHKANKIEG; translated from the coding sequence ATGAGAAATATAACCAGTCTGAATCGGGCAGGAGGAGACTCGATTAAACTGCATTCACTAAAACGAGCAGTCAAAATATTAAAAGATGACGGTATCAAGAGTTTGTCCTTAAAACTGCTGGACGAAACGCGCATTTACCGACGGGTGCTCTTGCTTGAACGCCCACTGGATCAAATCACTCCGAATATAAAACCTAGAATTCCGGTGAAAATAGACCTACTGAAAGAAACTGAGATAGATGAGTATCTCGCATTATACACCGGGCCAAATCCCTCCCCTGCTCCTGGTCGGTTTAGCTCCGGCCATTTGTGTTTCGTTGCACGCTATGATGGACAAATTATTTCCGCTTCTTGGGCTGCTACTGATAAAGCCTGGAGCCACTATCTTTCTAGAGAAATTCTGCTGAAACAGGATGAAGTCTACATCTTCGACTCTTTTACCAAGCCTGATTTTCGCGGACTATCTATCTCACCACTAGTAAGAGCGGAGATGATTCGATATTTTCGCTCTGCCGGCTATAGACGAATGATTATAGCGGTAATACCGGAAAACAGGCCAAACATCCGGGCAGTTCAAAAAGTAGGTTTCAGTCCTTTTGGTATTATGGGCTATATTAAGTTAGGGCCCTGGCGATGGGACTTTCATAAGGCAAATAAAATCGAGGGGTGA